ATTTCCTACATGATCATATAAATTAAACCAAATCTACCTTCATTACTCGCAATACATTACTCCGCAACAGTTACAGTCACCTCAAAGAACTATTACAAATATATTTAATTTTTCATTGCCCCGATAGTTCTTCGCGCTTCTGACGAAAGTTTGATAATATCCGGCTACAATTTCAAAACCTACAATCTTTAACTATTCTATTAGTTTTCAATAAAAACAAACTTAAACACTCAGTCCTTCCCCTTTGTCATTATGATCAATTGAGCCCTCTTTGAATAAAACTTCGTTAAATGTAAAAGTTACTTCTTGAGGATCACCCTTCACTGGATCCTTATTTGAGAAGTTCAAAGTTTGGAATATCGGTACCCCAAACTTTTCCGCAAACGCCTTATCAATACAAGGTGGCGCTACCATAAGTAGATTCTCCTGACCATCATACATCCATAAATCATCGTCAAAATATGGAAGGGCTAATTGGAAGCTATAATTTTTGAAAAGCAGCTGAAAATGATGGGTATTCATCCTGGAATCTTTATTCTTCTTCTCCCAAATTATACCAATTGGGTAGTTATATTGCGGACCAGGATGAACAAATGCATATACTTGAAAGATCATATTTCCTTCTGTTGGTGGTTCGTAACTCCCCATTAGAAACGCGAATGCCCTCCTATATTTATACACATAATCTACTGGCATAGCAGATAAAGCCATCTTTAAGATAGCCTTATAAACCAAGAGAGGAACATATGTTTTCCTAGCGAAATTTACGGTCAATTTCTTTCCCGATTCATCTATTGTAAAATGATTCTTTCCACTACCATCAGAAACAATTTGAATTGCAACTTCCGGCCCAATCTTCTCAAATATCCCTGTTCCTACTTCCAAATCGTTCTCAAAATTCTTTACTTTCCTTTGTCGAGCCCGACTTAAATTTGGATGAAAAGGAACAGACATCCCCATATAATATGTCAGATTACTCTCAAAAAGCGAGTGGAAATTATTGCAATCGTCACACTCGAAATCGGAAAACAAAAAACCATTACCCAAAAAAGATGGAATCAGATGAGCTGCAGTTTTAAATGTAACCTCCGGACTTTTCTTACCACAAAATCTACACATCCTATCTTTTACAGGACGCAATTTCCTACGAAATTCCTTCCGGGAAGGCAATAAAACAATACTCTCATACTGTTCATGGAAAGCCTTCGTACATTCCGCATATCTGTCACAGGCTGAGTATCTAATCCTCGCAATCGGGTTATTGTCAGCATCTCTATCAACAAAAATTTGAAACATATACTTTCCTTCTAATGTTCTTCTAACTCAGGTCTTTTTCCATCTAACCAATCATGAACCGGTTGAACAATTTGTGCCCATTCCGGACATTTTCTTAAAATGTCCACCAACCTGGTAAGG
Above is a genomic segment from Chitinophaga pollutisoli containing:
- a CDS encoding HNH endonuclease, which codes for MFQIFVDRDADNNPIARIRYSACDRYAECTKAFHEQYESIVLLPSRKEFRRKLRPVKDRMCRFCGKKSPEVTFKTAAHLIPSFLGNGFLFSDFECDDCNNFHSLFESNLTYYMGMSVPFHPNLSRARQRKVKNFENDLEVGTGIFEKIGPEVAIQIVSDGSGKNHFTIDESGKKLTVNFARKTYVPLLVYKAILKMALSAMPVDYVYKYRRAFAFLMGSYEPPTEGNMIFQVYAFVHPGPQYNYPIGIIWEKKNKDSRMNTHHFQLLFKNYSFQLALPYFDDDLWMYDGQENLLMVAPPCIDKAFAEKFGVPIFQTLNFSNKDPVKGDPQEVTFTFNEVLFKEGSIDHNDKGEGLSV